Proteins encoded by one window of Streptomyces sp. ALI-76-A:
- a CDS encoding gluconate:H+ symporter → MPLLVVGISVLILLLLMTRLRVNGFTALLLVAVGVALVRGIPVATIPDVLSEGIGDQIGDTMLTIGLGAMVGRVMGDSGAAQRIAGKLLDAFGPRWVQVAMVVTAMLIGVTMFYEVAFIIIVPIAFTLVRVTGAKLLWVGLPMSIALSTMHSFLPPHPGPTAVAATFHASVGLTLFYGLFIAVPAGALIALTWPRLPFIRAMDPSIPKGLVSDRQFTDEEMPGLGWSLFVALFPVALIVAAAVTDMATSTESPFLNFVAFIGSAPIALLLTLCLAIWAFGPRIGRSLEEVGASCTSAAQAMAMILLVIGAGGAFKNVLVEGGISDYIKDVTDGWSVSPIVLAWLVAVILRVALGSATVAVVTASGVVLPLLAGSGVHPEMMVLAVACGSIACSHVNDPGFWLFKEYFNLSVIEAIKVRTTYTTVLAVLGLGGVLVAEWALDVLSL, encoded by the coding sequence ATGCCTCTCCTCGTAGTCGGGATCAGTGTTCTGATCCTGCTTCTCCTGATGACCAGGCTGAGGGTCAACGGCTTCACGGCCCTCCTGCTCGTGGCGGTCGGCGTCGCACTGGTCCGGGGCATCCCGGTGGCCACCATCCCCGACGTCCTCTCCGAAGGCATCGGGGACCAGATCGGCGACACCATGCTCACCATCGGACTCGGCGCCATGGTCGGCCGTGTCATGGGGGACTCCGGCGCCGCGCAGCGGATAGCCGGCAAGCTTCTCGACGCCTTCGGCCCACGCTGGGTCCAGGTGGCCATGGTGGTCACGGCCATGCTGATCGGCGTGACCATGTTCTACGAGGTCGCTTTCATCATCATCGTGCCGATCGCGTTCACGCTGGTCAGGGTCACCGGGGCGAAGCTGCTGTGGGTGGGCCTGCCGATGTCCATCGCCCTGTCCACCATGCACAGCTTCCTGCCGCCGCACCCCGGCCCCACCGCGGTCGCCGCGACCTTCCACGCCTCCGTCGGACTTACGCTCTTCTACGGCCTGTTCATCGCCGTCCCCGCCGGCGCGCTCATCGCCCTGACCTGGCCGCGCCTTCCGTTCATCAGGGCGATGGACCCCTCCATCCCCAAGGGCCTGGTCAGCGACCGCCAGTTCACCGACGAGGAGATGCCAGGCCTGGGCTGGTCGCTGTTCGTGGCGCTCTTCCCCGTGGCGCTGATCGTGGCCGCCGCCGTGACCGACATGGCCACCTCCACCGAGAGCCCGTTCCTGAACTTCGTCGCCTTCATCGGCTCGGCACCGATCGCGCTGCTGCTGACGTTGTGCCTGGCCATCTGGGCCTTCGGACCGCGGATCGGCCGGAGCCTGGAGGAGGTCGGCGCCTCCTGCACCTCGGCGGCCCAGGCGATGGCGATGATCCTCCTGGTGATCGGCGCCGGCGGGGCCTTCAAGAACGTCCTTGTCGAAGGCGGGATCTCCGACTACATCAAGGACGTCACGGACGGCTGGTCCGTCTCGCCGATCGTCCTCGCCTGGCTCGTCGCCGTCATCCTCCGCGTCGCGCTCGGCTCGGCGACGGTCGCCGTCGTCACGGCCTCCGGCGTGGTGCTGCCGCTCCTGGCGGGCAGCGGGGTCCACCCGGAGATGATGGTGCTCGCCGTCGCCTGCGGTTCCATCGCCTGCTCCCACGTCAACGATCCGGGATTCTGGCTGTTCAAGGAGTACTTCAACCTCTCCGTCATCGAGGCGATCAAGGTCCGTACCACCTATACGACGGTGCTCGCCGTCCTCGGCCTGGGGGGCGTCCTGGTGGCCGAGTGGGCCCTCGACGTCCTCAGCCTGTAA
- a CDS encoding enolase C-terminal domain-like protein, producing the protein MSSQPTITEFAVYPVAGRDSMELNLSGAHGPYFTRNVVVLTDSEGRTGLGEVPGGEKITQTLRDAEPLVIGAKVGDYKRVLREIGDRFADRDAGGRGAQTFDLRTTVHTVTAVESALLDLLGQHLDVPVAALLGDGQQRDSVRVLGYLFYVGDPDRTDLEYVREPDSPVVWYRLRHEEALTPEAIVRQAEAAYDHYGFRDFKLKGGVLAGAEEVAAVRALKDRFPEARITLDPNGAWSLREAIELCRPLAGTLAYAEDPCGAEGGYSGREILAEFRRATGLPTATNMIATDWRQMTHALALQSVSIPLADPHFWTMQGSVRVAQLCNAMGLTWGCHSNNHFDISLAMVTHCGAAAPGEYNALDTHWIWQEGLERLTTTPPRIVGGEIAVPDASGLGVHLDMDRLLAAHDLYREKALGARDDAVTMQHLIPDWEFDSKRPCLVR; encoded by the coding sequence ATGAGCAGTCAGCCGACCATCACCGAGTTCGCCGTCTACCCCGTCGCCGGCCGGGACAGCATGGAACTGAACCTCTCCGGCGCGCACGGCCCGTACTTCACCCGCAACGTCGTCGTCCTCACCGACTCCGAAGGCCGTACGGGACTCGGGGAGGTGCCCGGCGGCGAGAAGATCACCCAGACGCTCCGTGACGCCGAACCCCTCGTCATCGGAGCGAAGGTGGGGGACTACAAGCGCGTCCTGCGCGAGATCGGCGACCGGTTCGCCGACCGCGACGCCGGCGGACGGGGCGCCCAGACATTCGACCTGCGCACCACCGTCCACACGGTCACCGCCGTCGAGTCGGCGCTGCTCGACCTCCTCGGACAACACCTCGACGTGCCCGTCGCCGCACTCCTGGGCGATGGCCAACAGCGAGACTCCGTACGGGTGCTGGGCTACCTCTTCTACGTCGGCGACCCGGACCGCACCGACCTGGAGTACGTCCGCGAACCGGACTCGCCCGTGGTGTGGTACCGCCTCCGGCACGAGGAGGCCCTGACCCCGGAGGCGATCGTCCGTCAGGCCGAGGCGGCCTACGACCACTACGGGTTCCGGGACTTCAAGCTCAAGGGGGGCGTCCTGGCGGGCGCCGAGGAGGTGGCGGCCGTACGCGCTCTCAAGGACCGCTTCCCGGAAGCCCGCATCACCCTCGACCCGAACGGCGCGTGGTCACTGCGCGAGGCGATCGAGCTGTGCCGGCCCCTGGCCGGCACGCTCGCCTACGCCGAGGACCCCTGCGGAGCCGAAGGCGGCTACTCCGGACGGGAGATCCTCGCCGAGTTCCGCCGCGCCACCGGCCTTCCCACCGCCACCAACATGATCGCCACCGACTGGCGCCAGATGACCCACGCCCTGGCCCTCCAGTCGGTGTCCATCCCGCTGGCCGACCCCCACTTCTGGACCATGCAGGGCTCCGTGCGCGTGGCGCAACTGTGCAACGCGATGGGCCTGACCTGGGGCTGCCACTCCAACAACCATTTCGACATCTCCCTGGCCATGGTGACCCACTGCGGCGCCGCGGCCCCCGGCGAGTACAACGCCCTGGACACCCACTGGATCTGGCAGGAAGGACTGGAACGGCTCACCACCACCCCACCACGCATCGTCGGCGGCGAGATCGCCGTCCCGGACGCCTCCGGCCTCGGCGTCCACCTCGACATGGACCGGCTCCTCGCGGCCCACGACCTCTACCGGGAGAAGGCGCTGGGGGCACGCGACGACGCCGTCACCATGCAACACCTCATCCCCGACTGGGAGTTCGACAGCAAGCGCCCCTGCCTGGTGCGGTAG